From Paucidesulfovibrio gracilis DSM 16080, a single genomic window includes:
- a CDS encoding EAL and HDOD domain-containing protein, whose product MINRMAGGEFYEQVFVARQPVFTRDKGLYGYELLFRGSADSAGAVFPDEDMASSKVFVDGLSLACSGVAENIRFFFNFSRQMLLNESALALSSERCVIEILENVPPDESVLSACLDLREQGYCLALDDYAGEPEREPFLPLVDMVKVDVRAVNRSHWARLFEKLHEYGATVVAEKVETWGDFRELHSLGYELFQGFFFSRPELIPGRKLPSGMLAKVQLLKVLGDPKSPLEEIPAIVAGDPGLSLRLLKFINSAAFGFRSHILSIGHASALMGLEPLRRWAMVVGLCDIDDSVRGQELTYLSLQRARFLELLAQEIPNPPMASEALFLLGLFSRLDAMLGMSMDEVLAGVALDPQLTEALLGADCTLGRWLQMLDALERGDGQRAATMVNAWGVESSVAAHCYMGASAWASEKVWTYRTHS is encoded by the coding sequence ATGATAAATCGGATGGCTGGTGGAGAATTCTATGAACAGGTCTTTGTAGCCCGTCAGCCGGTGTTCACCAGGGATAAGGGGCTGTACGGGTATGAATTATTGTTTCGCGGCAGCGCCGACAGTGCGGGGGCTGTCTTTCCTGATGAGGACATGGCTTCGTCCAAGGTGTTCGTGGACGGCCTGTCTTTGGCATGCTCCGGGGTTGCTGAGAACATCCGTTTTTTCTTCAATTTTAGCCGGCAGATGTTGTTGAATGAATCTGCCTTGGCTTTGTCATCTGAACGCTGCGTCATAGAAATCCTTGAAAATGTGCCACCGGATGAGTCCGTGCTTTCGGCGTGTCTTGATCTGCGGGAGCAAGGCTATTGCCTCGCGCTGGACGACTATGCGGGCGAACCCGAGCGGGAGCCGTTTTTACCCCTGGTGGATATGGTCAAGGTAGACGTCCGGGCAGTGAACCGCTCTCATTGGGCCAGACTGTTCGAAAAACTGCATGAATACGGCGCAACTGTCGTGGCTGAGAAGGTGGAGACCTGGGGAGATTTTCGCGAATTGCATTCTTTGGGATATGAGTTGTTCCAAGGGTTCTTCTTTAGCCGGCCAGAGTTGATTCCTGGTCGGAAGCTGCCCTCAGGTATGCTGGCCAAAGTGCAGCTGCTTAAAGTGCTCGGCGACCCCAAGTCGCCCCTGGAAGAAATCCCCGCCATTGTTGCAGGGGATCCGGGCTTGAGTCTTCGTTTGTTGAAGTTTATCAATTCCGCGGCGTTCGGGTTCCGTTCCCATATTTTGTCCATTGGGCACGCTTCCGCGCTTATGGGGTTGGAACCGCTTCGGCGCTGGGCCATGGTCGTAGGACTCTGTGACATTGATGATAGTGTCAGAGGGCAGGAGCTGACATATCTGAGCCTTCAGCGTGCTCGTTTTTTGGAGCTGCTGGCGCAGGAGATTCCCAATCCCCCCATGGCTTCGGAGGCGCTGTTTTTGTTGGGGTTGTTTTCCAGACTGGATGCCATGTTGGGTATGTCCATGGATGAGGTACTGGCTGGAGTGGCTCTGGATCCCCAACTGACCGAAGCGTTGCTTGGCGCTGATTGCACGCTCGGCCGGTGGTTGCAAATGTTGGATGCCTTGGAGCGTGGTGACGGGCAACGAGCCGCAACCATGGTGAATGCCTGGGGCGTGGAGTCGTCCGTTGCCGCACATTGCTACATGGGTGCTTCTGCCTGGGCCTCGGAAAAAGTTTGGACATACCGAACGCACAGTTGA
- a CDS encoding MTH1187 family thiamine-binding protein has translation MSVIANLAIFPMDKGVELAGHVARVLDVIRKSGLAYQLGPMGTCIEGEYDPVMDVVRRCFLELQSDCERVYMTVSIDYRAGDQPRMAGKVDSVEHLLEKIEP, from the coding sequence ATGAGTGTGATAGCTAATTTGGCGATTTTCCCCATGGATAAAGGGGTTGAACTTGCCGGACATGTGGCCCGGGTGTTGGATGTCATTCGCAAATCCGGGCTGGCATACCAACTCGGTCCCATGGGAACCTGCATTGAAGGGGAGTATGATCCGGTCATGGATGTGGTTCGCCGTTGCTTTTTGGAGCTGCAAAGTGATTGTGAAAGGGTTTACATGACCGTAAGCATTGATTATCGAGCCGGTGACCAGCCGCGTATGGCGGGCAAGGTGGACTCCGTGGAGCACCTTTTGGAAAAGATCGAACCATAG
- a CDS encoding peroxiredoxin, whose amino-acid sequence MENSSLPLLGQPLPELNVITTHGEMSLPRDTKGKWVVLFSHPADFTPVCTTEFVAFQKRWDEFAKLNTMLIGLSIDQVFSHIKWIEWIEEKLDVEIKFPVIADDRGEVAQKLGMLHPGKGTNTVRAVFIVDPEGNLRLMLYYPQEVGRNMDEILRALKALQTSDANGVAIPAGWPENELIGKKVIVPPASNTEAAKKRLSEHEGYDWWFCYREL is encoded by the coding sequence ATGGAAAACTCTTCCCTGCCCCTTCTCGGTCAGCCACTTCCCGAACTGAACGTCATTACCACCCACGGCGAAATGTCGTTGCCCCGGGACACGAAAGGTAAATGGGTTGTGCTCTTCAGCCATCCCGCTGATTTCACTCCCGTATGCACTACGGAATTCGTTGCCTTCCAAAAACGCTGGGACGAATTCGCCAAGCTGAACACCATGCTCATCGGGCTGTCCATCGACCAGGTCTTTTCGCACATCAAATGGATCGAGTGGATCGAAGAAAAGCTGGACGTGGAAATCAAGTTCCCGGTGATCGCGGATGATCGCGGAGAAGTGGCGCAGAAGCTGGGCATGCTCCACCCCGGGAAGGGAACCAATACGGTTCGGGCGGTCTTCATCGTCGATCCCGAAGGAAACCTTCGCCTGATGCTCTACTACCCGCAGGAAGTGGGCCGCAACATGGACGAAATCCTTCGTGCTCTGAAGGCGCTCCAGACCTCGGACGCCAATGGAGTAGCCATTCCAGCTGGTTGGCCCGAGAATGAACTCATCGGCAAAAAGGTTATCGTTCCTCCGGCCAGCAATACCGAGGCTGCCAAAAAACGCCTCAGTGAACACGAAGGCTACGATTGGTGGTTCTGCTATCGGGAACTCTAA